GAGAGCGCTCGCCGCTCGGTGGCGGGGGTGCCGAGCACGTGGCGAATGATGAGATCGATGCCACCGGTTTCACGAATGCCCGCCACCAGCACGTACATGAAGGCCACGGTGAAAAGCCCGGAATTGGAGAACCCGCCTAGCGCCTGGCCTGGGTCGATCACGCCCAGGGTGAGCAGCACTACCACCGCGCCCATCAGGATAATATCCGGCCCCAGCCGGGAGAGCGCCATCAACGGAAATACCGTTAGTACGACCCCGATCGCAATCCAAGCATCCAATGACATGACGCGCGCCTTAAAAAAAGAAACGTGCTCATTGTGCCGCCTGCCAGATATTCCAAAAAGCTATTTTTAGGAACACATTTATTCGATAAAAGAATATAAAGAGATCATTCGCGCCGCTTTCTTCATGTAGCTACTCAAAAATGAGAGGTGGCGTGATTACAAAATCGATGAAAAGCGCCGAGCGCCTGGGAGAAAAGCCCGCTAAGCTCCTAAAAGCGGCCGTTACCAAAAATATCAAAGGCTAACCTTTCTTTACATTATAGATAAGCGGTACCTGAATCGTACGTGGTGGTCGGCCGGACTGTTTCGTCATTACGGGAGAAGACCGCATGGAAACGCAGCATATCTTCGTCGTCGGGCTCAACGACTTTAACCACGAGCGCTTGAAGCGCCTGCGAGGCGCCGAGCACTTCGAGTTTCATGGCGTCATCGAGCCCGCCGAGGTCTACGACACCGAGGTGTTTCCGATCGCGTCCATGGTCGAGCGCGCAAGCGAAACGCTTTCGAACTTCGAGCACGATATCGACGCCATCGTTGGCTACATGGATTTTCCCGTCTCGACCATGCTGCCGCTTTTGTGCGACCGCTTTAACACCCGCACCACGAGCCTGGAGAGCCTTTTGAAGTGCGAGCACAAGTATTGGAGCCGGTGCTGTCAGCGTGAGGTGATCGGCAACTTCATCCCCCGTTTTACCGCCTTCGACCCCTTCGACGACCAGGCGCTGTCGGAAATCGGCCGCGCCGGGCTCTATTTTCCGTTCTTCATCAAGCCGATCAAGTCATCCGGCTCCCGACTTGGCTTTCGCATCGACAGCCCGGAAGATTTCGAATCCGCGATCAAGGCGCTCAGACGTGATATCGGGCTGATTTCCGAGCCATTCAACTTCATTCTCGAGCAGGCCGAGATACCCGAGGAGGTGCGCCGGGTCGACGGCGGCTTCTGCATGGCCGAGGAGATCATCGGCGGCTGGCAGTGCACCGTGGAAGGCTACGTGTTCGAGGGCAAGGTGGTGCCCTACGGCATCGTCGATTCGCTTCGCTACCCTCGGGTGCTGAGCTTTCTCTACTACCACTACCCCTCCACCCTGCCGGAGAAGATTCAGGACAAGATGCGCGAGCTGACCACGATGCTGCTGTCGCATATCGGTTACGACAACGCCGCCTTCAACGTGGAGTTTTTCTGGGACGAAGTTCAAAACCGCATCTGGCTTTTGGAGGTCAACACGCGCATTTCGCAGTCTCACTGCGACCTTTTCGAAAAAGTCGACGGCGTCAGCCACCAGCAGGTCACCATCGACCTGGCGCTGGGCCAAACGCCGAACATGCCTCATCGCGAAGGCGCTTATCCGGTAGCCGGCAAGTTCTTCTACCGCGTCTTTTTCGATGACGCCACCGTCGCCCGCGTGCCCTCCAAAGAGGAGATCAAGGCGCTGGAAGAGGCTTACCCGGGCACGCTGATCGATCTGCAGGTGGCGCCTGGCCAGCGGCTCTCAACGCTTCCCGAGCAGGACGCCTACAGCTACGCGCTCGCCTACATCTGGATGGGGGCGCCCACCAGCGAGGTGCTGGAGAAAAACTACCGCAACCTGGCCGAGCGGCTTCACTTCGAATTCAGCGACGTGATCGGCTAAGCGACACGTTCGCTTTCAAGGCCATATTCGCTTTCAAGGAGAGTGCTTATGCAGATCGTGGATGACTTGCCCCGCCGCGTCTTCGAGGAGGAGACCTGGATCGAGATGAGTGACGGCACGCGCCTGGCCGTGCGCATCTGGCGCCCCGTTGACGCCGACACCGACCCGGTACCCGCCATCGTCGAATACCTGCCCTACCGCAAGCGCGATTTGACCGCCCAGCGCGATGCCGGCATGCACCGTTTTTGGGCCGGCCACGGCTATGCCGGCGTGCGGGTAGATATTCGCGGTACCGGCGAGTCCGACGGTGTACTCCATGACGAGTACCTGCCCCAGGAGCTCGATGACGGCGTCGAGATTCTTGCCTGGCTCGGCCGCCAGACCTGGTGTACCGGAAGCGCGGGGATGGTGGGGATTTCCTGGGGCGGCTTCAACGGGCTGCAGATCGCCGCGCGCCAGCCGCCGGAGTTGAAAGCGATCATTACCATCTGCTCCACCGACGACCGCTACGCCGACGATGTCCATCACATGGGCGGCTGCATGCTGGTGGACAACCTTTCCTGGGCCTCGACCATGTTCGACGGCAACGCCTGCCCGCCGGATCCGGCGCTGGTCGGCGAGCGCTGGCGCGAGATGTGGCTCGAGCGCCTGGCCGGAAGCGGGCTGTGGCTCAAGCAGTGGCTCGAGCACCAGCGCCGCGACGACTACTGGAAGCACGGCTCGGTGTGCGAGGATTTTGGCGCCATCACGTGCCCGGTCTACGCCATCAGCGGCTGGGCGGACGGCTACTGCAACGCGGTGTTCAGGCTCATGGAAGGGCTCGACGTGCCGCGCAAGGGGCTCATCGGCCCCTGGTCGCACAAGTACCCGCACCTGGGCGTGCCCGGCCCCGCCATCGGCTTTTTGCAGGATGCGCTGCGCTGGTGGGACTACTGGCTCAAGGGCATCGACAACACCATCATGGACGAACCCATGCTGCGGGTCTGGATGCAGGAGTCGGCGCCGCCTTCCACCCGTTACGACCACCGCCCGGGGCGCTGGGTCGCCGAGCCCGGCTGGCCCTCGCGCAATATCGTCCCCCAACACTTCAGGCTCACCGCCGGCCACGACCTGCTGGCCGAAGACGACGAATCAAACGGCAGCGCAAGCGGCGCGGCCGAGGCGCCAATGACACTGCGCTCGTCACTCTCGGTCGGGCTTCACGCCGGCAAGTGGTGCTCCTACAACGCGCCGCCGGATCTCCCCCACGACCAGCGCGACGAGGACGGCGGCTCGCTGATCTTTCAGACCGCGCGGCTGGACGCCCCACTCGAGATCTGCGGCCAGCCGGTGCTCGAGCTCGAACTCTCTTCTGACCAGCCGGTGGCGATGGTCGCGGTGCGCCTGAGCGACATTCACCTGGACGACAAGGCCACCCGCGTCTCTTTTGGGCTTCTCAACCTGACCCACCGCGACAGCGACGAGTTTCCCGAGTCTCTGGAGCCCGGCAAGCGCTACCGCGTGCGGGTCGCGCTCAAGCACATCGCTCAGCAATTCATGGCAGGCCACGCCGTTCGCGTGTCGATCTCGACGAGCTACTGGCCGATCGCCTGGCCGGCGCCGGAGCCGGTTCGCCTGACCTTCCACCCCGAGGCGTGCCGGCTGACGTTGCCCACCCGCGAGCCGCGACCACAGGAGGAAGCGGCGCTGCCCGCGTTCGAGCCGCCGGTATCGGCGCCGGGGCTTGCCACCACGGTCATCGAGACCGGCAGCGAGGTGTGGCGGGTGATTCGCGATTTGGCTACCGACGTCAACGAGGTGCTGGTGGTCAACGACGAAGGTGCCTACCGCTTCGACGACATCGATCTCGAGATCGCCGGCAAGGTGACCGAGCGCTACCGCTACGCCTATGGCGATTATCGCAGCATCGAAGGGATCACCGACTGGGAGCGCACCTTCCGCCGCGGCGACTGGATGGTGCGCACGCTGACCCACACGCGGCTCACGGCAAGCGCCGACGCCTTTCGCATTCAGGCAACCCTGGACGCCTGGGAAGGCGACACGCGGGTCTACTCGCAAAGCTGGGACGAGTCGATCCCTCGCGATCTGGTTTAGGTGGCCAAACGCCAGCCAATAAAAAACCCCGCGATAAGCGGGGTTTTTCTAGCCCGATTGCGTTAGCAAGCGGGAAACATCAGCGATTCGAAATTACAGAACCTTGATGTTGGAAGCCTGAAGGCCTTTTTTACCCTGGGTGACGTCGAAGGAAACCTTCTGGCCGTCCTGCAGAGTTTTGAAGCCGTCAGCCTGAATTTCGGAGAAGTGCGCGAACAGGTCGTCGCCATTGTCGTCCGGAGAGATGAAGCCGAAACCTTTAGTGTCGTTGAACCACTTAACGGTACCAGTTGCCATGATCGAAATCCTCGATGTAGCTTAATGAAAAGCCGGGTAATACCCGAGTTACAGTGGGTAGAACAAGAAACTTTCACCAGACTCAACGCTTGAGCGTTTCGATGCTGCTGACAACGTTCGACTTGCTAACCTACTGCTTCGAAGCATGCGCCTATGCAGCACACACGTCAACACCATGCCTTAAAAAAATGTCAATGCGATGACGCTGCATCCAAAATCCACTTAGCGGCTTTTTCGGCGATCATCAGGGTGGGTGAATTGGTGTTCCCGCTGGTGATGGTGGGCATGATACCGGCGTCTGCCACCCGGAGTCCGGCCACGCCCAGCACTCTCAATCGGGCATCCACCACCGCCATCGGATCCTCCGCTTTTCCCATGCGCGTGGTGCCCACCGGGTGGAAGATCGTGGTACCGATATCGCCGGCCAGGCGTGCCAGTTCCTCGTCGCTTTGGTACTGCGCGCCGGGCTTGACCTCTTCGGGTTCGTACCTTGCAAACGCCGGCTGCGCAGCGATACGCCGGGTCACGCGCAGCGAGTCCGCGGCGACCCGCCGGTCCTCCTCGGTGCTCAGGTAGTTCGGGCGAATCGACGGCGGCACCGCCGGGTCGCGGCTTTTGATACGTACCGTGCCGCGACTGGTCGGATTCAGATTGCACACGCTTGCGGTGATCGCTGGGTACGGGTGAAGCGGCTGGCCGAAGGCCTCGAGGCTCAGCGGCTGCACGTGGTACTGGATGTTGGGGTGGGCGTAATCACTGGAGCTTCGCGTAAACGCGCCCAGCTGCGACGGCGCCATGCTCATCGGCCCGGTGCGCTTGGTCAGATACTCCCAGCCGATGCCCGCCTTGCCCAAAAGCGTCGAGGCGATGGCATTGAGCGTTCTGGCGTTGCTGACACGATACACCGAGCGGATCTGGAGGTGATCCTGCAGGTTCTCGCCTACCCCGGGCAGCTCCTTCACCACCTCGATGCCGAGCTCTTCCAGGTGAGCTCGCGCACCGATTCCGGAACGCTGTAAAAGCGCCGGCGAGCCAACGGCACCGGCGCAGAGCACCACTTCCCTTGAGGCGCTCACCTGCTCGAGGCGCCCCTGGCGCTCGAGCTCGACGCCGGTACAGCGCGGCCCGCTCTCGCCTTGCTCGAAGCAGAGCGCGTTGACCTGGCTTGTGTGCCAGAGCGTCAGGTTCGCCCGCTTCAATGCCGGGCGCAGAAACGCCTTGGACGTGTTCCAGCGCCAGCCGGCGCGCTGGTTGACATCGAAGTAGGCCACGCCTTCGTTGTCGCCGCGGTTGAAATCGTCGGTACGCGGGATGCCCGCCTCGACGGCGGCGCGGGCGAAGTCGTCGAGCACCGGCCACTTGAGCCGCTGCTTCTCTACCCGCCACTCGCCCTCCTTCCCGTGAAAGCGCCGGTGCGCCTCGTCGGCGTCGCCGCCGTCGTCCATCCGGTAGTGGCTTTCGTGGCGCATGAAATCCGCAAGGCAGCTTTGCCAGCTCCAGTCCGGGTCGTCGACCACCTGCGCCCAGTGGTCATAGTCGCGGGCCTGGCCGCGCATGTAGATCATGCCGTTGATGCTCGAACAGCCCCCCAGGGTCTTGCCGCGCGGGTAGATCAGCGAGCGGCCGTTCAAGCCCTCGTCCGGCTCGGTTTTGTAGAGCCAGTCTGTGCGCGGGTTGTTGATACAGTAAAGATACCCCACCGGCACGTGAATCCAGTGGTAGTTGTCGCGCCCGCCCGCCTCGATCAGCAGCACGCGATTATTCGGGTCGGCACTGAGCCGATTGGCCATCAAACAGCCCGCGGTGCCGGCGCCGATCACGATATAGTCGAAGGTGTCGCCGGCGCCTTGATGTGCGTTGTTAGTGCGCGCTGCCATGAAACCTCCTGACTATTTGGCCGTGGGCATCATGAAATCGGCGCCGTCGTCGATGGAGTCGGACCAGCGCTGCATGATCGACTTCTGTTTGGTGTAGAAACGCACGCCCTCTTCGCCGTAGGCGTGGGTGTCGCCAAACAGCGAGCGCTTCCAGCCGCCGAAGCCGTGCCAGGCCATGGGTACCGGAATCGGCACGTTGATGCCCACCATACCGACCTGAATACGCCGGCCGAACTCTCGCGCCGCACTGCCGCTTTCGGTGAAAAGGCTTACGCCGTTGCCGAACTCGTGGGCGTTGATCAGCTCGATGGCGCTCTTGATATCCGGCACGCGTACGCAGGCAAGCACCGGGCCGAAGATCTCCTCTTTATAGATCGTCATCTCCGGGGTGACGTGATCGAACAGCGTGCCGCCCATCCAGAAGCCGTCGGTGTTGCCTTCGCCCGCCTGGCTCGACTCAAACGCGCGCCCGTCGACCACCAGCTCAGCGCCTTCTGCCGCGCCCTTTTCGATATAGCCGGTGATGCGCGCGTGGGCCTCTCTGGTGACGATCGGCCCCATTTCGGCGTCTGGCTGCATGCCGTCCTTCACCTTGAGCGTGCGGGCGCGCTCGGCAAGGCGTGCCACCACCTCATCGGCAATGTCATCGACCAGCACCGCCACGCTGATCGCCATGCAGCGCTCGCCGGCGGAGCCGAACGCCGCACCGACCAGCGCATCCACTGCCTTGTCCAGATGCGCGTCGGGCATCACCACCATGTGATTCTTCGCCCCGCCCAGCGCCTGCACCCGCTTGCCGTGGCCGGCGGCGCGCTGATAGATCGCGTTGGCGATCGGCGTGGAACCCACGAACGACAGCGCCTGCACGTCCGGGTGATCGATCAGCGCTTCGACCGCCTCCTTGCCGCCCTGCACCACGTTGAACACGCCGTCGGGCAGGCCCGCCTGCTTTAGAAGATCCGCGATCAGTAGCGAGGCGCTCGGGTCCAGCGGGCTTGGCTTCAGGATGAAGGTGTTGCCGGTGGCCAGCGCCACCGGGAACATCCACATGGGCACCATGGCAGGGAAGTTGAACGGCGTAATGCCTGCCACCACGCCCAGCGGCTGGCGCAGCGTCCAGTTGTCGATGCCGGTGCTCACCTGGTCGGTGTAGTCGCCCTTGAGTAGCTGCGGCACGCCGCAGGCAAATTCGACGATATCGATCCCGCGGGCCACCTCACCCTGGGCGTCAGAGAAGACCTTGCCGTGCTCTTTGGTAATCGCCTCGGCAAGCTCGTCCTTGTGCGCGTTCAAAAGCTCCAAAAACTTGAACAGCACCCGGGCGCGGCGAATCGGCGGCGTCTCCGCCCAGGCGGGAAACGCCTGGCTTGCGGCCTCGACGGCGCGGTTCACATCGGTCTGGTTCGCCAGCGCCACCTGACCGGTGACTTGGCCAGTGGCGGGGTTGGTGACGGGCTGGCGCTCGGCGGCGTCGCCGTCTACGCGCTGGCCGTTGATGTAGTGCTGGATCGCGGTGGACATAAGCTGCCTTCTGATCGGTGATCATGGATACGGCTCGCCCGCCTGATCGACGGTGCGGCCTGAAACTATCGCTCGCTCGAGCTTACCCCGCGCCGGGCCGCGATCAATTGAGTAATTCTTAAGCGCGATATAAGCTTTTCTGATAACAAAACCGACCCACAGGAGCTTTCATGCAGGAGTACGCCGCCCTGCGGGCGTTCGTGGCCGTTGCCCAAAGCGGCAGCGTCTCGAAAGCCGCCGCCACGCTGCACCTGACCCAGCCCGCCGTCAGCCTAAAGTTGAAGCAGCTGCAGGCGCATTTGGGCCTCACCCTCTTTATCCGCCGCCCCCAGGGCCTTGCGTTGACCAGCGATGGCTATGCGCTGTTGCCCGCCGCGCGCCAGGCGCTGGCCAGCGCCCAGGCCTTCGAGCAGAGCGCCCATGCCCTGCAGCAGACGCTTCGCGGCAAGCTCAGGGTCGGCACCATCGTCGACCCTGAGTTCATCCGCCTGGGCCACTTCTTGAGCCGGCTGATGGCCCGCGCGCCGCAGCTCGAAACCGAGCTCGCCCACGGCATGAGCGGAAGTGTCATCACCCACATCGAGCGGGGCGAACTCGACGTGGGTTTCATCCTCGCCCCGCCCGGCGAGGGCCCCGGCGTCGATACGCTCGGGTTTCGCGAGCTGACCCACTTTCACTACCACGTGGTGGCCCCGCCGGGCTGGGAGAACCGGCTGTTGGATACCCGCTGGGAAGCGCTGGCGCGGCTTCCCTGGATCGTCACGCCAAGGGACTCCGCCCACCACCGGCTATTGAGTCGCGCCCTAAGCGAGTGCGGCGTAGCACCCAATCGTGTGGCCCAGGTCGACCAGGAGGCGTGCATGCTGGATCTGGTGCGCGCCGGCGTGGGGCTTTGTCTTGCCCGCGACGCCCAGGCCATGGCCGAGCGCCAGCAAAACGGACTGGCGGTGGTCGATGATGTGCGCCTGCCCTGCGCGCTCAGCCTGGCCTGGCGACAGGATCGTGAAGCCGAGCCGCCGATTCGCGCGGCGCTCGACACTCTGGATAGCGTTTGGCTCCATCGACTTTGAGCCGGCATCGCCGCTCGCAACCCGACGCGAAGCTTTTGGAACCCTCTCGTCGGTCAGGTGATCAAAACGAGCTACGCTGAATAGGCCGCGCCTTTGGTAGGGCCCAGTCAAGGCCGATCGATATTCATGTTTGGCCAGCGCGGCGTTTGTCTACTAGGGTTAAGAGCGAACCAAATAGACCAGTCGGCTAATGGGTGATTCACCCAAGGACTGGACGCGGGCTTCGGGCCCGCACTCAACGCGTTGATTAAAAGACAGGAGGTCTTATGAGCAACAGCATCACGACGGTCAATCCGGCCACCGGCAAAAACCTCGAAAGCTACACGCTGATGGACGAGAGCCAGGCGCTCAAGGTCGTCGAGCAGACCCACGAGGCTTTTTTACAGTGGCGGCTCACGTCGCTGGACGCGCGGGCGAAGGTCATCAAGGCGATCGGCAAGGCGCTTGCCGATAACAAGGAAGCCTTCGCCACGCTCATGGTCGATGAAATGGGCAAGCCGCCGGAAGAGGCGCGCCAGGAGATCGACCTGTGCGTCGGCATCTGCGACTACACCGCCGAGCACGGGCCAACCAAGCTCGCCGACGAGCAGCGCAAGCCCGGCAACGGCGAGCGCGGCATCGTGACCTACTCGCCGATGGGCGTGATCTACGGCATTCAGCCCTGGAACTTCCCTGCCTATCAGGCGGTGCGCTACTCGATCGCCAACCTGATGGCGGGTAACGGGGTGCTGTTGAAGCACGCCGAAAACGTCACCGGCAGCGGCCTGTTCCTCGAGAAGCTCTACCGTGATGCGGGCCTGCCGGAAAACGTCTTCCGCACGCTGGTCATCTCCCACGATGTATCGGACAAGATCATCGAGCACAAGTTTGTTCGCGGTGTGACCCTGACCGGCAGCGACACCGCCGGGCGCAAGGTCGCCGCCAAGGCCGCCGAGAACCTGAAAAAGACCGTGCTGGAGCTGGGTTCCAACGACGCCTACCTGGTGCTCGACGACGCCGACCTGGATCTGGCGGTGGATACCTGCGTCACCGGGCGCGTGTTCAACGGCGGCCAGACCTGCGTGGCGGCGAAGCGTTTCGTGGTGACCGAGAAGAACTATGAAGCCTTCAAGGAGCGTTTCGTCGAGAAGATGAAAGCGCTCAAGGTCGGCGACCCGAAAGAGAGCGGCACCGACGTCGGCCCGATGGCCCGCGTTGACCTGCGCGACGACCTTCACGACCAGGTCGAGAAAAGCGTGCAAAACGGCGCCAAAATCCTCTGCGGTGGCGAGAAGCCATCGGGTGCCGGCGCGTTCTACCCGGTCACGGTGCTGGACAACGTCACCCCCGGCCAGCCGGCTTACGATGACGAGCTGTTCGGCCCGGTCGCCGCGCTGATTCGCGCAAAAGACGACGAAGACGCCATGCGCATCGCCAACGACAGCCGCTATGGCCTCGGCGGCGGCATCATTTCGAAGGATGTGAAGCGCGCCACCGAGCTTGCGAGCAAACACTTCGATACCGGCATGGTGTTCATCAACGGCTTCGGCGTGGCCACCCCGGAAATGCCCTTTGGCGGCGTGAAGGACTCCGGCTACGGCCGTGAGCACGGCGGCTTCGGCATGCACGAATTCGTCAATGCCAAGGCGGTCATCATCGTTCAGGAGTAAGGGGACGGTGTCGGCCTGAAAGGCCTTTACTAGCAAAACTGATTGACGCCGCAAGCGCTGCTTGCGGCGTTTTTTGTGCGCGTCAGATGGAGCGCGTGGTGTAGGCCCGGCGGCGAAACAACAGCAACGCGGCCATCACAAGCCAGGTCAACAGCGCCGCGATGGCGTCGTCCAGCACCACGCCGAGCCCGCCGGGGGCGAACTCGGCCAGGTGGATGGGCGGCGGCTTGAGCGCATCGAGTAGCCGATAAACGATGAACGCGGCTGCCATTACCCAACGCGTTCGCGCCGCCTTGAGGCCAATCACCGCCAGCGGAAAGGCGACGATTTCATCGAACACGATGCTGCCGTAATCGAGCCCGCCGTAGTAGCGCGAGGCGTAGTGACAAACGAGCACGCCCAGGCCCAGCATCAGCGCGCTGATCGCCACTTGATGGCTAACGCGATGGCTCAGTAGCCACCAGGCCAGCGCTACGCCCCAAAGCGTGCCCACGGTGCCTGGGGCGAGCGGCGCAAACCCCACCCCCAGCCCCGAGGCCAACGCAATATTGAGCGTTTCGAGCATCAGCCCGCCTGGGCGGCTTTACGCTTGAGCCGGATCACCGTTTCGCGATCGAGCCCCAGGGCGTCGACGAGCTGCTCAATCCAGTCGCTTTCCATCACGTGGCGCTCACCGGCCACCGCCAGGCTGACCAGCAGAATTTCGCGAGCCGCCTGGGGTGAATCCGCCTGCTCGGCCAGTACGCTGGCCTCCAGCGGCGCGCTGAGCTGCTTTTCTACCCAAGCGTAGAGCTCGTCATCGGCGCCCAGGTCACTCATTTTCTGGGTGACTCGGGTGCGCGTCTGCTCCTCGCTTTGGCCGGTGGCGCGCGCGGTCAGAATCATCGCCTGCAGCAGTGTGCGGCTGCGCTGCTCCTGGTGCTCGCTGCTGAGCGAATCGATGTGCTCGTCGCTGGCGGTGCGGGCCTGGTCGCGGTCCCACTCGGCATCGGCACCGGCGCTCGGTCCGTTACGTAGTTCGGAGCTTTGCCACGCGTTCCAGGCATACATACCGATACTTGCCACGATTCCATACTTGAGCGCCTTGCCGGTCAGCTTACGACCAGGTCTTGATCCCATCAGCAGCGCCATGGCGCCGCCGCCCAGCGCGCTTCGGGTATCGAAGCCTGCGCGCGGCCGGGGCGACTGAGTGCGGTTTGGGCGCGGGCCGCGCGGACCCGGCGTCGGTTCGTCCAGCACGCCCTTGAGGCCCAACTCGCCGCTGCCTTGCTCCATCAACTGCTTGAAAATACTGCTTGCGTTCATCCGTGGACTCCTTGATTCAATGGAGTGGCAAGCCGCCACCCTACCAGCAGGTTAGACGGTTTCGCTCCCTTTGACCTCTACCCAACGCCGTCGGCGCCCATTACCCGGCCTGAGCCGCCTGACGCTCGAGCTCGGCAACCATCGGCGCATCCAGGTCGAGCTCCAGCGCGAGCTGGTCGAGCCAGGCTTTTTCCATCGGGTTCTGCTCGTCACTCACCGCCAGGCTGATCAGGTACATCTCCCGCGCTGCCTGAGGCGAATCCGCCTGAGAGGCGAGCGCTTTGGCATCGAGCGGGGCGTTGAGCTGCTGCTCGACCCAGGCGTGCAGCTCATCGTCGGCGCCGAGGCCATCGATTTGCTCGCTGATCAACGCACGCTCCTCGGCGTCGATATGGCCATCGGCGCGCGCGGCCATGATCATCGCCTGCAAAAGCTCCAGGCTTCGCCGCTCCTGGATTTCGCCTTCGAGCACGTCGACCCGCTCGCCCTCTTCGCGACCGGGCGCATCATTCTGGCTGCCCTTGGCCTGGTGGCTTTGCCACGCCTTCCAGGCGAGCATACCGACGCCGGCAATCGCGCCGTACTTGAGCGCCTTGCCGCCGAGTTTGCGCCCGCGTTTGGAACCCACCAGCATCCCCATGGCGCCGCCGCCGAGCAGGCTTTTGACGTCAAAGCCGCTGCCACCGCCGCCCTTTTTGGCCTCGTCACCGCCGCCAAACTGGCGCGAGAGGCCGTCGAGCATGCCCTTGACGTCCACCCCGCCGCTCTGGCCCTTGCCGCCGGCCTGCTTCATCAGCTGTTGTAAAATGTTGCTCGCGTTCATTGATGGCTCCTTGTCGTTGTGACGTCAACGTTCAATGGACCGCGCCCTTGATCGAGGTCGTACTGCCCAAGCGGTGCGCGGCTACTTCGATACGAACCGGCATCTGCTCCTTGAGTTCACTAACGTGAGAAATAATGCCGATCATGCGCCCGCTGGATTGCAGCTCGCAGAGCACCTCGATCGCCTGATCCAGCGCGTCCTGATCCAAACTGCCAAAGCCCTCATCGATGAACAGCGTATCGAGCTTGATGCCGCCGGCGTAGGCCTGGACCACATCCGATAGCCCCAGTGCAAGCGAAAGCGCCGCCATGAAGGACTCGCCGCCGGACAGGGTCGCCACCGGGCGCTGCTTGCCGGTGTAGGTGTCCGCCACATCGAGCTCCAGGCCCGAGGCGCTATTGCCTTTCGAAGGGTCCTCCCGGCGCACGAGCTGATAGCGCCCGCGGCTCATGCGGGTGAGCCGCTCGGAAGCCTGGATCAGTACGTCGTCGAGCAGCACGCCGAGCACGAAGCGCTGCAAACTGATGCGGTTGCCCGTGCGCCCGTTGGCCACGTCGCTGAGCGTCCCCCAAAGCCTGTACTCCGCCTCGAGTTCCTGCTGAGCCTCATGGGCGGCCTGGAGCTTCTGACGCACGCCGTTCAAGGCGTTCTGGCGCTCGCTCAGCCCGCGCCACGCCTCTAAACGCGTTTCTTCGCGGGCCTGGCTCGCTTCGACGTCGGCCGTAAGTGCCGCCATGTCCGGTTCGGGCTGATCATCGAGCCTGGCCTCGGCGCTGGCGATGGCGCCAACGAGTTCGTCCAGGCGCCGCTGGTAGGCCTCGACGCGCTGGGCCGCCGCCTGACGCTCGGGGTCGTCGAGCCGGGCGGCCTCAAAGGCGCGGGTGTCCTCGAAGGGGCTGGCCGCCAGCGCTTTCTGCCATTCGGCGCGGGCACTTTCCAATGCCTGCTCGGCCTGCTCACACCGCGTTTTGGCGCCGCTTGCGCGCTCCTCGGCGCGCGCCTGCAGGGCCACGCTTTCGTCGTACGCCCGGCGG
The window above is part of the Halomonas sp. GD1P12 genome. Proteins encoded here:
- a CDS encoding GMC family oxidoreductase, giving the protein MAARTNNAHQGAGDTFDYIVIGAGTAGCLMANRLSADPNNRVLLIEAGGRDNYHWIHVPVGYLYCINNPRTDWLYKTEPDEGLNGRSLIYPRGKTLGGCSSINGMIYMRGQARDYDHWAQVVDDPDWSWQSCLADFMRHESHYRMDDGGDADEAHRRFHGKEGEWRVEKQRLKWPVLDDFARAAVEAGIPRTDDFNRGDNEGVAYFDVNQRAGWRWNTSKAFLRPALKRANLTLWHTSQVNALCFEQGESGPRCTGVELERQGRLEQVSASREVVLCAGAVGSPALLQRSGIGARAHLEELGIEVVKELPGVGENLQDHLQIRSVYRVSNARTLNAIASTLLGKAGIGWEYLTKRTGPMSMAPSQLGAFTRSSSDYAHPNIQYHVQPLSLEAFGQPLHPYPAITASVCNLNPTSRGTVRIKSRDPAVPPSIRPNYLSTEEDRRVAADSLRVTRRIAAQPAFARYEPEEVKPGAQYQSDEELARLAGDIGTTIFHPVGTTRMGKAEDPMAVVDARLRVLGVAGLRVADAGIMPTITSGNTNSPTLMIAEKAAKWILDAASSH
- a CDS encoding cold-shock protein, whose protein sequence is MATGTVKWFNDTKGFGFISPDDNGDDLFAHFSEIQADGFKTLQDGQKVSFDVTQGKKGLQASNIKVL
- a CDS encoding ATP-grasp domain-containing protein, encoding METQHIFVVGLNDFNHERLKRLRGAEHFEFHGVIEPAEVYDTEVFPIASMVERASETLSNFEHDIDAIVGYMDFPVSTMLPLLCDRFNTRTTSLESLLKCEHKYWSRCCQREVIGNFIPRFTAFDPFDDQALSEIGRAGLYFPFFIKPIKSSGSRLGFRIDSPEDFESAIKALRRDIGLISEPFNFILEQAEIPEEVRRVDGGFCMAEEIIGGWQCTVEGYVFEGKVVPYGIVDSLRYPRVLSFLYYHYPSTLPEKIQDKMRELTTMLLSHIGYDNAAFNVEFFWDEVQNRIWLLEVNTRISQSHCDLFEKVDGVSHQQVTIDLALGQTPNMPHREGAYPVAGKFFYRVFFDDATVARVPSKEEIKALEEAYPGTLIDLQVAPGQRLSTLPEQDAYSYALAYIWMGAPTSEVLEKNYRNLAERLHFEFSDVIG
- a CDS encoding CocE/NonD family hydrolase produces the protein MQIVDDLPRRVFEEETWIEMSDGTRLAVRIWRPVDADTDPVPAIVEYLPYRKRDLTAQRDAGMHRFWAGHGYAGVRVDIRGTGESDGVLHDEYLPQELDDGVEILAWLGRQTWCTGSAGMVGISWGGFNGLQIAARQPPELKAIITICSTDDRYADDVHHMGGCMLVDNLSWASTMFDGNACPPDPALVGERWREMWLERLAGSGLWLKQWLEHQRRDDYWKHGSVCEDFGAITCPVYAISGWADGYCNAVFRLMEGLDVPRKGLIGPWSHKYPHLGVPGPAIGFLQDALRWWDYWLKGIDNTIMDEPMLRVWMQESAPPSTRYDHRPGRWVAEPGWPSRNIVPQHFRLTAGHDLLAEDDESNGSASGAAEAPMTLRSSLSVGLHAGKWCSYNAPPDLPHDQRDEDGGSLIFQTARLDAPLEICGQPVLELELSSDQPVAMVAVRLSDIHLDDKATRVSFGLLNLTHRDSDEFPESLEPGKRYRVRVALKHIAQQFMAGHAVRVSISTSYWPIAWPAPEPVRLTFHPEACRLTLPTREPRPQEEAALPAFEPPVSAPGLATTVIETGSEVWRVIRDLATDVNEVLVVNDEGAYRFDDIDLEIAGKVTERYRYAYGDYRSIEGITDWERTFRRGDWMVRTLTHTRLTASADAFRIQATLDAWEGDTRVYSQSWDESIPRDLV
- a CDS encoding CoA-acylating methylmalonate-semialdehyde dehydrogenase produces the protein MSTAIQHYINGQRVDGDAAERQPVTNPATGQVTGQVALANQTDVNRAVEAASQAFPAWAETPPIRRARVLFKFLELLNAHKDELAEAITKEHGKVFSDAQGEVARGIDIVEFACGVPQLLKGDYTDQVSTGIDNWTLRQPLGVVAGITPFNFPAMVPMWMFPVALATGNTFILKPSPLDPSASLLIADLLKQAGLPDGVFNVVQGGKEAVEALIDHPDVQALSFVGSTPIANAIYQRAAGHGKRVQALGGAKNHMVVMPDAHLDKAVDALVGAAFGSAGERCMAISVAVLVDDIADEVVARLAERARTLKVKDGMQPDAEMGPIVTREAHARITGYIEKGAAEGAELVVDGRAFESSQAGEGNTDGFWMGGTLFDHVTPEMTIYKEEIFGPVLACVRVPDIKSAIELINAHEFGNGVSLFTESGSAAREFGRRIQVGMVGINVPIPVPMAWHGFGGWKRSLFGDTHAYGEEGVRFYTKQKSIMQRWSDSIDDGADFMMPTAK